CCGCCGCACCGAACCGGTGCACGGGATCTATCTTCACGGCGGCGTCGGCACCGGCAAGACCCACCTCTTCGATCTGTTCTATGACGCCCTGCCGTTCGACGACAAGCTGCGGCTGCACTTTCACCGCTTCATGTACCTCGTCCATGAGCAGCTGCGCGAACTCGGTGACCGCGAATCGCCACTCGAAGAGATCGCGGATCATTTCGCGGCCCGTGCGCGCGTGCTCTGCCTGGACGAGATGCACGTCAACGACATCACGGACGCGATGATGATGGCGGGGCTGCTGCGCGGGCTGTTCACGCGCGGCGTGACGCTGGTCACGACCTCGAACGTGCCGCCCGACCGGCTGTACGCCGACGGCCTGCAGCGTGAACAGTTCCTGCCGGCGATCAAACTGCTGCAGACCCACACCGAAATCGTGCCCGTCGACGGTGGCACCGATTGGCGGCTGCGCAATCTCGGCGATGCGAAACACTGGATCGTTCCGCACGACCGCGAGGCGGATATGGAACTGGTCGGCATCTTCGAGCGATCGGTCGCCGTCAATCGCCGCAAGCGCGACTGGGTGACCATCAACGGCCGACGGATCACCGTGGTCTATTGGGCGGACGGCGTCGCCTGGTTCGACTTTCTGTCGCTGTGCCGCGGGGCGCGTTCCTCCAGGGACTATCTCGAGATCGCGCGCTTCTTC
The DNA window shown above is from Halofilum ochraceum and carries:
- the zapE gene encoding cell division protein ZapE; translation: MSPRQQYEQALADGTLEHDPAQAAAIERLDDLHARLVADGERRTGLRARLGRAFGRRTEPVHGIYLHGGVGTGKTHLFDLFYDALPFDDKLRLHFHRFMYLVHEQLRELGDRESPLEEIADHFAARARVLCLDEMHVNDITDAMMMAGLLRGLFTRGVTLVTTSNVPPDRLYADGLQREQFLPAIKLLQTHTEIVPVDGGTDWRLRNLGDAKHWIVPHDREADMELVGIFERSVAVNRRKRDWVTINGRRITVVYWADGVAWFDFLSLCRGARSSRDYLEIARFFHTILLRRVPVMDAYDDDAARRFINLIDTLYDRNVRLFASAEAAPESLYTGDRLAFEFQRTASRLREMQTHEYAALPHLA